GAGCGTGAGACCAGCGATAGCAGAGACGCGCGCGTCACCTCGCCCTCCATCGCCGCCTGCGCGTCGTCGAGGATGAACGCGCACAACCCCTTGCCCTCGGCCAGGTGCAGGGAGAGCCGATCGCACCACGACTTGAACTCCTCCTCCTCGGCGGCGGAGCCCCACTCGATCCTCACGTCGGCGAGCTGCATGCGATACTTGAGCTCGCGCAAAAACCTGGTCTTCCCCGAGCCCATCGCGCCGGTCACGAGGCAGCCGCTCGCCGGGCCGCCCTCGCCCTTGAGCGCTTCTATGTTGGATTCGAGCGAGGCGATCTCCTCCGCGCGGCCCACGAACCTGCCCTCGTCCGGCAGATACGAGAGCAGCGTCTCGCGCGTCTCGAGCGGATAATTGGAGCCGCTCTGGCGGTTCAACTCCCTTATCACCGAGGCGGCGTTGGGAAAGCGGTTCGCAGGGTTCTTCTCAAGCAGCCTCATGATCACCGAGTCAAGCCACTTGGGCAGGGTCGGCACCGCCTTGGAGGGGGGCGGCGGTATGAACTTGAGATGGCGGGAGAGCGTCTCCGCGCTCGTCTGCGCGCGGAACGGATTCTTGCGCACGACGCACATGTACCAGAGCACGCCCAGCGAATAGAGATCTGCGCGGCCGTCCGCCCGCTCCCTGGCTATGATCTCCGGCGCCATGTAAGAGGGTGTGCCGATGAGCCTGCCCCTGGGGTCGATGCCGGCGAGCCCGAAGTCTATGATCTTTATCAGGGGGGCGCCTTCCTTGACCACGAGCACGTTGG
This portion of the bacterium genome encodes:
- a CDS encoding serine/threonine-protein kinase; the encoded protein is MAELKIIDAKYEIKELLGSGGFSDVYLVEGPDGPCALKLLKAEIASLKKEALEEFKNEFSVLKDMRHPCIASILDFGYDLSTQRYYYTSEIIRGEEIVNATRGLALEAITDLFVQALRALGYLHSFRIYHFDVKAANVLVVKEGAPLIKIIDFGLAGIDPRGRLIGTPSYMAPEIIARERADGRADLYSLGVLWYMCVVRKNPFRAQTSAETLSRHLKFIPPPPSKAVPTLPKWLDSVIMRLLEKNPANRFPNAASVIRELNRQSGSNYPLETRETLLSYLPDEGRFVGRAEEIASLESNIEALKGEGGPASGCLVTGAMGSGKTRFLRELKYRMQLADVRIEWGSAAEEEEFKSWCDRLSLHLAEGKGLCAFILDDAQAAMEGEVTRASLLSLVSRSRRPAQGASTWIAVAARPIEHEEARASLAALLPMSIEMKPFDPEEMGLYISSLTGLE